From the genome of Segatella hominis, one region includes:
- a CDS encoding SusC/RagA family TonB-linked outer membrane protein, whose amino-acid sequence MSGNSNKKKIALAGALMFCVTSISAQTVKGVVTDNTGEPIIGASVMEVGVAGNGGVTDIDGNFTVNLKGKGNKLKITYIGMKSKEVNVAGKTNITVKLEDEANSLNDVVVIGYGTVRKKDLTGSVSSISDKQIANIPVSNVSEAMTGKMAGVNITTTEGSPDADVKIRVRGGGSLSQDNSPLYIVDGFPVSSISDIAPSEIQSIDVLKDASSTAIYGARGANGVIIVTTKSGSEGKTQVNFNASLGYKKVSKLVKTMSPYDYAYYQYELGSTDYGNYNDLDIWKSIEGRDYQDEVFGRTGNQKQYNVNVSGGTKDIKYNIGFSHNDEKSIMQGSGYAKNNVNAKINANLNKWLSLDFNGRMAFTKLDGLNGGADTNESSAANSVVANTVRWNPVEPLSGTSDDDEENSTSTRRNPTERITDTYKYQERFQQNYNVGLNWKPFKNITFRSEFGYGWKYNNTDQVWGSNATTNSKYGYNGQPQAQFVRLENKNWRNANTLTYDNKKLFHGRDHINVLVGQEWSSSQDVTRTSTSVAFPTSFNVNEVLANTAAGTALPNEGNIKAEENILSYFGRINYTLNDKYLATITVRADGSSKFGKDNRWGIFPSAALAWRMSDEEFLKGASSWLSNLKARLSFGTAGNNRINSGLLTTTYSMADNTSKAPFFEENRASMLEHGKYLYNPDLKWETTVTRNFGIDYGFFNGRISGTLDFYWNTTKDLLMQSIIPANTGYSYQFQNFGKTSNKGIELALNAVIVDKKNFGLNFNFNVSYNKNKIDELNMENPWQSSNWSGSTISKYEDFRVEQGGRLGELWGYKSNGFYTVYDAATGKGDLVLKENGTWALAEGVKDNSYKLFGGNLYPGVAKVEVDENGDAVKQRLGNTVPTTTGGFGFDGHVGNLDFNLFFNYSLGNKLVNGTKLANAFYAGSAKNYNLVDDFSVGNRYTWIDPANGNNIGRPSASLIAEYGGVENVMNRLNEINANANIYNPAGVSNMQLISYAVEDASFLRLQNVTVGYTLPKKWVNKCYLQNVRIYFTGYNLLCFTNYTGYDPEVDTSSKKNPMTPGIDYAAYPKSRTFVGGINVTF is encoded by the coding sequence GGTGTAGCAGGTAATGGTGGCGTGACCGACATTGATGGTAATTTCACCGTAAACTTGAAAGGCAAAGGTAACAAACTGAAGATTACTTACATCGGTATGAAATCTAAGGAAGTGAACGTTGCAGGTAAAACTAACATTACTGTAAAACTTGAAGACGAAGCAAACAGCTTGAATGACGTAGTCGTTATCGGTTATGGTACTGTTAGAAAGAAGGACCTTACAGGTTCTGTTTCTTCTATCAGCGATAAGCAGATTGCCAACATTCCTGTATCTAACGTGAGCGAGGCGATGACCGGTAAGATGGCGGGTGTGAACATCACCACCACCGAGGGTTCACCAGATGCTGACGTGAAGATTCGCGTGCGTGGTGGTGGTTCTCTTTCACAGGACAACTCTCCTCTCTACATCGTAGATGGTTTCCCTGTAAGCTCTATCAGCGACATCGCTCCTAGCGAAATTCAGAGCATCGACGTTTTGAAGGATGCTTCTTCTACAGCCATCTATGGTGCCCGTGGTGCTAATGGTGTTATCATCGTTACAACCAAGAGCGGTTCTGAGGGTAAGACTCAGGTAAACTTCAATGCTTCTCTCGGCTACAAGAAGGTTTCTAAGTTGGTGAAGACTATGTCTCCATACGACTATGCATACTATCAGTATGAGTTGGGTAGCACTGACTATGGTAACTACAACGATCTCGACATCTGGAAGTCTATTGAAGGACGTGACTATCAGGATGAGGTATTCGGCCGTACAGGTAACCAGAAACAGTATAACGTGAACGTAAGCGGTGGTACCAAGGACATCAAGTACAACATCGGTTTCTCTCACAACGACGAGAAGAGCATCATGCAGGGTTCTGGCTACGCCAAGAACAATGTAAACGCCAAGATCAATGCCAACCTGAACAAGTGGTTGTCTCTCGACTTCAATGGCCGTATGGCATTCACCAAGCTGGATGGCTTGAATGGTGGTGCAGATACCAACGAGTCGAGTGCAGCAAACTCAGTTGTTGCCAACACCGTAAGATGGAACCCGGTAGAGCCTCTCTCTGGCACATCAGACGATGATGAGGAGAACAGCACATCTACACGCCGTAACCCAACAGAGCGTATCACCGATACCTATAAGTATCAGGAGCGTTTCCAGCAAAACTACAACGTTGGCTTAAACTGGAAGCCATTCAAAAATATCACATTCCGTTCTGAGTTCGGCTATGGCTGGAAGTATAACAATACCGACCAGGTTTGGGGTTCTAATGCAACTACCAACTCTAAGTATGGTTACAACGGTCAGCCACAGGCACAGTTCGTGCGTTTGGAGAACAAGAACTGGCGTAACGCAAATACATTAACTTATGACAATAAGAAGCTCTTCCATGGTCGTGACCATATCAATGTATTGGTAGGTCAGGAATGGAGCAGTAGCCAGGACGTAACCCGTACCAGCACTTCAGTAGCCTTCCCAACTTCATTCAACGTGAACGAGGTATTGGCTAACACAGCAGCAGGTACAGCACTTCCTAACGAGGGTAATATCAAGGCTGAGGAGAACATTCTCTCTTACTTCGGCCGTATCAACTATACACTCAACGACAAGTATCTGGCTACCATCACCGTTCGTGCCGATGGTTCCAGCAAGTTCGGCAAGGACAACCGTTGGGGTATCTTCCCATCAGCAGCCTTGGCTTGGCGTATGTCTGACGAGGAATTCCTGAAGGGTGCTTCCAGCTGGCTTTCTAACTTGAAGGCTCGTCTGAGCTTCGGTACAGCAGGTAACAACCGTATCAACTCTGGTTTGTTGACTACCACCTACTCTATGGCAGACAACACATCAAAGGCTCCATTCTTCGAAGAGAACAGAGCTTCTATGCTTGAGCATGGTAAATATCTCTATAATCCAGACCTGAAGTGGGAAACCACAGTGACCCGTAACTTCGGTATCGATTACGGTTTCTTCAATGGTCGCATCAGCGGTACATTAGACTTCTACTGGAATACAACCAAGGATCTCTTGATGCAGAGTATCATCCCTGCCAATACAGGTTACTCTTACCAGTTCCAGAACTTCGGTAAGACCTCTAACAAGGGTATTGAGTTGGCACTCAATGCAGTAATCGTAGACAAGAAGAACTTCGGTTTGAACTTCAACTTCAACGTATCTTACAACAAGAATAAGATTGATGAGTTGAACATGGAGAACCCATGGCAGAGCTCTAACTGGAGTGGTTCTACCATCTCCAAATATGAAGACTTCCGCGTAGAGCAAGGGGGTCGCCTCGGTGAGCTTTGGGGTTACAAGAGCAATGGTTTCTACACCGTATATGATGCAGCAACAGGCAAGGGTGATTTGGTATTGAAAGAAAACGGCACCTGGGCACTGGCTGAAGGCGTAAAGGACAACAGCTACAAGCTCTTCGGCGGTAACCTCTATCCAGGCGTAGCCAAGGTAGAAGTTGACGAGAATGGTGATGCAGTGAAGCAGCGTCTGGGTAACACCGTACCAACCACAACTGGTGGTTTCGGTTTCGACGGTCACGTTGGTAACCTCGACTTCAACCTGTTCTTCAACTACTCATTGGGCAACAAGCTGGTAAACGGTACCAAGCTTGCCAACGCATTCTATGCAGGTTCAGCCAAGAACTACAACCTGGTAGATGACTTCAGCGTAGGCAACCGCTATACCTGGATTGACCCAGCCAACGGTAACAACATCGGTCGCCCATCAGCTAGCCTCATTGCAGAGTATGGTGGTGTAGAGAATGTAATGAACCGCTTGAATGAGATTAACGCCAACGCTAATATCTACAATCCAGCAGGCGTATCAAACATGCAGCTCATCAGCTATGCTGTAGAGGATGCATCATTCCTGCGTCTGCAGAACGTAACAGTGGGTTACACCTTGCCAAAGAAGTGGGTAAACAAGTGCTACTTGCAGAACGTACGCATCTACTTCACAGGTTACAACCTGCTTTGCTTCACCAACTACACAGGCTACGATCCTGAGGTGGATACAAGT